The Primulina huaijiensis isolate GDHJ02 chromosome 17, ASM1229523v2, whole genome shotgun sequence genome window below encodes:
- the LOC140962326 gene encoding pentatricopeptide repeat-containing protein At2g21090, with translation MPYLSHSPRTLTPSFGKSRKKTRKHPCILQKFLNLTSQGQIREAVHSLPLLARKGFRLNSKIISSLIQQCANSKFGREGRWVHLHLKMTGSKHPGTFLSNHLINMYSKYGDHEMAREVFDKMSMKNLYSWNNMLSGYAKLGMLKPARRLFDKMPVKDFVSWNTVVIAYVQSGQFDEAIKLYLQLRRLDIGFNEYSFAGVVTVCVKLRELGLAKQLHSQVLVVGFLSNLVLSSSIIDAYAKCGVLGDARRLFDEMIKRDVLAWTTLVSAYAQCGDMDSAREIFVRMPEKNSVSWTTLIAGFAQNGMGNEALKVFVDMIKHHVEADQFTFSSCLLACASIISPERGRQIHSHMITSGLRLNVVVVSSLINMYWKCGNLKVAKRVFDSTKYKQNVVLWNTMISALARHGCGKQAIKMFADMTRMSVKPDSVTLLALLNACSHSGLVQEGLFLFESMTQEYNVNPNQEHYACVIDLLGRSGCFDELMNQLKKMPCIPDDQVWNALLGVCRIHGNVELGKIAAKHLVQLEPRSPVAYLLLCSMYCAIGRWESAEEVRRLMNRGNIEKDAAVSWIEIDRKMHLYSITNNLHPCEKERTSVLELLDDQTSVYNLER, from the coding sequence ATGCCCTATCTCTCCCATTCACCTCGCACACTAACACCTTCCTTCGGAAAATCCCGCAAAAAAACTCGCAAGCATCCTTGTATTCTCCAGAAATTTCTCAATCTCACCTCACAGGGTCAAATCCGAGAAGCAGTTCATTCATTGCCTCTATTAGCTCGCAAAGGATTCCGTTTGAACTCCAAGATTATTTCCAGTCTCATTCAACAATGCGCCAATTCGAAATTCGGTAGAGAGGGCAGATGGGTTCACCTTCATTTGAAAATGACGGGTTCAAAGCATCCCGGCACTTTTTTGTCCAATCATTTGATTAACATGTACTCGAAATACGGTGATCATGAGATGGCTCGTgaggtgtttgataaaatgagtATGAAAAATTTGTATTCTTGGAACAATATGCTTTCCGGGTATGCGAAGTTGGGGATGTTGAAGCCAGCGAGAAGATTGTTCGACAAAATGCCTGTAAAGGATTTTGTCAGTTGGAATACAGTGGTGATAGCATATGTGCAGAGTGGGCAGTTTGATGAGGCTATAAAGCTTTATTTGCAGTTGAGGAGGTTGGATATTGGCTTTAATGAGTATAGTTTTGCTGGTGTTGTAACAGTATGTGTTAAGTTAAGGGAGTTGGGTCTTGCTAAGCAATTGCACAGTCAAGTTCTTGTTGTCGGGTTCTTGTCAAATTTGGTTCTTTCAAGTTCTATTATCGATGCATATGCAAAATGTGGCGTGCTAGGGGATGCTAGGAGGTTGTTTGATGAGATGATAAAGAGGGATGTTCTTGCTTGGACCACTTTGGTATCTGCTTATGCTCAATGCGGTGATATGGATTCTGCTCGGGAAATCTTTGTCAGAATGCCAGAAAAAAATTCTGTTTCTTGGACTACTTTGATTGCAgggtttgcccaaaatggaaTGGGAAATGAAGCCCTTAAGGTGTTCGTGGATATGATTAAGCATCATGTCGAAGCTGATCAATTCACTTTTAGCAGTTGCTTGTTAGCTTGTGCTAGCATAATTTCACCAGAGCGCGGTAGACAAATTCATTCACATATGATAACCTCGGGCCTGAGACTTAATGTTGTAGTTGTGAGTTCTCTCATTAACATGTATTGGAAATGTGGAAACTTAAAAGTCGCGAAAAGGGTTTTTGACTCCACGAAATACAAGCAAAATGTTGTGTTGTGGAACACTATGATATCTGCACTAGCACGCCATGGTTGTGGTAAACAAGCAATAAAAATGTTCGCAGATATGACGAGAATGTCTGTTAAACCAGACAGCGTCACACTACTTGCCCTTTTGAATGCTTGCAGTCACTCTGGGCTTGTCCAGGAAGGACTATTTTTGTTCGAGTCCATGACTCAAGAATACAATGTTAATCCCAATCAAGAGCATTATGCTTGTGTAATTGATCTTTTGGGTCGATCAGGATGTTTTGATGAATTGATGAATCAGCTAAAGAAGATGCCATGTATACCCGATGATCAGGTTTGGAATGCTTTGCTTGGTGTATGTAGAATTCATGGAAATGTAGAGTTGGGAAAAATAGCTGCAAAACACCTTGTGCAATTAGAGCCGCGTTCCCCAGTAGCATACCTATTATTGTGTAGTATGTATTGTGCTATCGGGAGATGGGAATCTGCCGAGGAAGTTAGACGGCTTATGAACAGGGGAAACATCGAAAAGGACGCAGCTGTTAGTTGGATAGAAATTGATAGAAAAATGCATTTATATAGCATAACTAATAATTTGCATCCATGTGAGAAAGAAAGAACCTCGGTTTTGGAACTGTTAGATGATCAAACCTCGGTATATAACCTCGAGCGGTGA